One genomic window of Deinococcus sp. Leaf326 includes the following:
- a CDS encoding hybrid sensor histidine kinase/response regulator — MPDPAPFPLASSETPGTICILHLEDSELDHELVAMHLDGDLPWSVQIERVEAEDTFLEALRERPPHIILSDFALPGYNGLSAFRSAHEMYPNMPFIIVTGAMGEEVAVDTLRQGVTDYILKQRLERLAPSVRRALAEAEGQASRERAEQSVRDLNQSLQARLLEVERLRNTAERQSQRLEVQARQLEEALNLQKTFLAETSHELRTPLTALLGYLRRADREVGGSQVVQDAQRVAENMTRLVNDLLQLSRGELVQSIEMHYMNVGNLLRQVGRDYGVQADVPDVEIVGDPGRLTQVFVNLVTNAVRVSGGPDKVRLELNVRADEVEASVVDTGPGVPDSVKPRIFDKFYRGKEAGSAGLGLTIAQQVVISHGGRIDVLDTPGGGATFQVRLPLPDEEGDEDFA; from the coding sequence ATGCCCGACCCCGCCCCCTTTCCCCTGGCCTCCTCGGAGACGCCGGGCACCATCTGTATCCTGCACCTCGAAGACAGCGAACTCGACCACGAGCTCGTCGCCATGCACCTCGACGGCGACTTGCCCTGGTCGGTGCAGATCGAGCGCGTCGAGGCCGAGGACACCTTTCTGGAAGCCTTGCGCGAGCGCCCGCCGCACATCATCCTGAGCGATTTCGCGCTCCCGGGTTACAACGGCCTGAGCGCCTTCAGGAGCGCCCACGAGATGTATCCCAACATGCCGTTCATCATCGTGACGGGCGCGATGGGCGAGGAGGTGGCGGTAGACACGCTGCGCCAAGGCGTCACCGACTACATCCTCAAGCAGCGCCTGGAGCGGCTGGCCCCCAGCGTGCGCCGCGCCCTGGCCGAGGCCGAGGGTCAGGCGTCGCGCGAGCGGGCCGAACAGTCGGTGCGCGACCTGAACCAGAGCCTGCAGGCCCGGCTGCTGGAGGTCGAGCGTCTGCGCAACACCGCCGAGCGCCAGAGCCAGCGCCTGGAGGTGCAGGCCCGGCAGCTCGAAGAGGCCCTAAACCTCCAGAAGACCTTCCTGGCCGAGACCAGCCACGAACTGCGTACCCCCCTGACCGCTCTGCTGGGGTACCTGCGCCGCGCCGACCGCGAGGTGGGCGGCTCGCAGGTCGTCCAGGACGCGCAGCGCGTCGCGGAGAACATGACCCGGCTGGTCAATGACCTCCTGCAGCTCTCGCGCGGTGAACTCGTGCAGAGCATCGAAATGCACTACATGAACGTCGGCAACCTGCTGCGGCAGGTGGGGCGTGACTACGGCGTACAGGCCGACGTGCCCGATGTCGAGATCGTGGGCGATCCGGGGCGCCTCACGCAGGTCTTCGTGAACCTCGTGACGAATGCGGTGCGCGTCAGTGGGGGGCCCGACAAGGTGCGGCTCGAACTGAACGTGCGTGCCGACGAGGTCGAGGCCAGCGTGGTGGATACGGGCCCCGGCGTGCCCGACTCGGTCAAGCCACGCATCTTCGACAAGTTCTACCGGGGCAAGGAAGCCGGCTCGGCGGGCCTGGGCCTGACCATCGCGCAGCAGGTCGTGATCTCGCACGGCGGGCGGATCGACGTGCTCGATACACCTGGCGGCGGCGCGACGTTTCAGGTGCGCCTGCCCCTGCCCGATGAGGAAGGCGACGAGGACTTCGCATAG
- a CDS encoding OsmC family protein, protein MKKTLNVTWLGEQRYLGVSESGHQLLIDNSPVKVGVSPMEALLGALATCTAYDVVEVMKKRRTPLSTYRIEVEGERADTDPKRYTHITVRHIASGEGVTDEMLSKAAHLSHEKYCSVAASLNSEIVLETRVE, encoded by the coding sequence ATGAAAAAGACCCTGAACGTCACCTGGCTCGGCGAGCAGCGCTACCTGGGCGTGAGCGAGAGCGGGCACCAGCTCCTGATCGACAACAGCCCCGTCAAGGTGGGCGTCTCCCCGATGGAGGCCCTGCTGGGCGCGCTGGCGACCTGCACCGCCTATGACGTGGTCGAAGTCATGAAAAAGCGCCGCACGCCCCTGAGCACCTACCGGATCGAGGTCGAGGGCGAGCGGGCCGACACCGACCCCAAGCGCTACACCCACATCACTGTGCGCCACATCGCCAGCGGCGAGGGCGTCACCGACGAGATGCTGAGCAAGGCCGCGCACCTGAGCCACGAGAAATACTGCTCGGTCGCCGCGAGCCTGAACAGCGAGATCGTGCTCGAAACGCGCGTCGAGTAG
- a CDS encoding TRAP transporter permease yields the protein MPSRPGEALTEGEKQALEMVAAAETGGRKLFGWQALLVTLVAVGWCLFQMYSAYVGTIPTINLRSIHLGFGFALAFLVFSFKNRPGRPETRVPWFDWVQGALAVASVLYFLFQYANIANNGGMRADVPMDLWMGSLLVVMLLLATWRTLGISMVLVSVGFILFALMGARGALPFIQTPFHNGSTWPQLVGQLATNTEGIFGTSLGVSAQIVFLFVLFGAVFDKMGAGDWFMNISQSLLGRFRGGAAKASIVSSGLNGMISGSAVANVVTGGNITIGTMMRTGYSREKAGAIEVASSSNGQLMPPAMGAAAFIIAENLQIEFRTLILAAAIPAFLCYAALLVVAHIEALKLNLQGVPRDELPRFKKSFLEGWYYLFPLGYLIGTLTFNHEAVPERVALFTIIGMMLMMLAQELFWGRRDGRGAGRSLIEGGQKIVAAFESGARNMIGIAIATASAGIVVGIVTITGLGYGLADVLEAAAAAFSNPFLRILVTLFIAQLIALILGTGLPTTANYIVMAALIVPIIAKIAGLDTSNPGEMLPVHLFAFYFGIMADSTPPVALAATAAAAISGGDPMKTGVQAFQYEMRTALLAYMMFFNPSLLLIQDGRLGALPWTEAIPIIFFAFLGLVAFGAATLRFLHRRTNPIQMLLLLVAAFILMIPNGVLYDLGALGLIALVYFWQKAGSRREPPAALPTAA from the coding sequence GCGAGGCCCTGACCGAAGGCGAAAAACAGGCCCTGGAGATGGTCGCCGCCGCCGAAACCGGCGGACGCAAACTGTTCGGCTGGCAGGCGCTCCTGGTCACGCTGGTGGCCGTCGGCTGGTGCCTGTTCCAGATGTATTCCGCCTATGTTGGCACCATCCCGACCATCAATCTGCGCTCCATTCACCTGGGCTTCGGCTTTGCGCTGGCCTTTCTGGTGTTCTCGTTCAAGAACAGGCCCGGCCGGCCCGAAACCCGCGTGCCCTGGTTCGACTGGGTGCAGGGCGCCCTCGCCGTGGCTTCGGTACTGTACTTTCTCTTTCAGTACGCCAATATCGCCAACAACGGCGGTATGCGGGCCGACGTCCCGATGGACCTGTGGATGGGCAGCCTGCTGGTCGTCATGCTGCTGCTGGCGACCTGGCGGACCCTGGGCATCTCGATGGTCCTCGTGTCGGTCGGCTTCATCCTGTTCGCGCTGATGGGCGCGCGTGGGGCGCTGCCCTTTATCCAGACGCCGTTTCACAACGGCAGCACTTGGCCGCAGCTCGTGGGGCAACTGGCGACCAACACCGAGGGCATCTTCGGCACGTCGCTGGGGGTCAGCGCGCAGATCGTATTCCTGTTCGTATTGTTCGGGGCCGTCTTCGACAAGATGGGCGCGGGCGACTGGTTCATGAACATCTCCCAGAGCCTGCTGGGGCGCTTCCGGGGCGGGGCGGCCAAAGCCAGCATCGTCAGCAGCGGCCTCAACGGCATGATCAGTGGCAGCGCCGTCGCCAACGTCGTGACCGGCGGCAACATCACCATCGGCACGATGATGCGCACTGGCTACAGCCGCGAGAAGGCCGGAGCCATCGAGGTCGCGAGTTCCAGCAACGGGCAGCTCATGCCGCCCGCGATGGGCGCGGCCGCCTTCATCATCGCCGAAAACCTTCAGATCGAGTTCCGGACCCTGATCCTGGCGGCGGCCATTCCGGCCTTCCTGTGCTACGCCGCCCTGCTCGTGGTGGCGCACATCGAGGCCCTTAAGCTCAACCTTCAGGGGGTGCCGCGCGACGAACTGCCCCGCTTCAAAAAGTCGTTTCTGGAGGGCTGGTACTACCTCTTCCCGCTGGGCTACCTCATCGGCACGCTCACCTTCAATCATGAGGCGGTGCCCGAGCGCGTCGCCCTGTTCACGATCATCGGCATGATGCTGATGATGCTCGCGCAGGAGCTGTTCTGGGGCCGGCGGGACGGGCGCGGCGCGGGCCGGAGCCTGATCGAAGGCGGCCAGAAGATCGTCGCGGCGTTCGAAAGCGGCGCCCGCAACATGATCGGCATCGCCATCGCCACCGCCTCGGCAGGCATCGTCGTAGGCATCGTGACGATCACGGGCCTGGGCTACGGCCTGGCCGACGTGCTGGAAGCGGCGGCGGCGGCCTTCTCCAACCCGTTCCTGCGGATTCTGGTCACGCTGTTCATCGCCCAGCTCATCGCGCTGATCCTGGGCACCGGCCTGCCCACGACCGCCAACTACATCGTCATGGCCGCACTCATCGTGCCCATCATCGCCAAGATCGCCGGGCTGGACACCAGTAACCCCGGCGAGATGCTGCCGGTTCATCTGTTCGCCTTCTATTTCGGCATCATGGCCGACAGTACCCCGCCCGTGGCGCTGGCGGCGACCGCCGCCGCCGCCATCTCCGGGGGCGACCCGATGAAGACAGGGGTGCAGGCCTTCCAGTACGAGATGCGCACGGCCCTGCTCGCCTACATGATGTTCTTCAACCCGTCTCTGCTGCTCATCCAGGACGGCCGCCTGGGCGCTCTGCCCTGGACCGAGGCCATTCCCATCATCTTCTTCGCCTTCCTGGGGCTCGTGGCCTTCGGGGCGGCCACGCTGCGCTTCCTGCACCGCCGGACCAACCCCATCCAGATGCTGCTGCTGCTCGTCGCGGCGTTCATCCTGATGATTCCCAACGGCGTCCTGTACGACCTGGGCGCTCTGGGTCTCATCGCCCTGGTGTATTTCTGGCAGAAGGCCGGAAGCCGCCGCGAGCCGCCTGCAGCGCTGCCCACCGCTGCCTGA